A genome region from Triticum aestivum cultivar Chinese Spring chromosome 2B, IWGSC CS RefSeq v2.1, whole genome shotgun sequence includes the following:
- the LOC123038914 gene encoding uncharacterized protein, giving the protein MDPEGNSKHAILERLLADKYAEPMKLPFSLLEDITNGFSPDHRIGIGGFAVVYKGVVGKYTVAVKKLSNTYNIRENKFHQEVKCLMKAKHENIVRFLGYCAETQGEMEDYEGKLVMSDQRNWLLCSEHVPNGSLDKHIADDHMVPKITDFGLSRCFEEGQTSAFTEQIFLSRGYFAPELLRGQITYKLDIFSLGAIIMEILIGEKSYPEDEKVVASWMNQVVASWMDRLEALEGDTQLEQVRVCTKIGIECLDLNPKKRPDAGDIIDRLDKTGSVDYSDKIGISSSSSEQSHKKVKPADLIQEDEKVNWRSFNVDGLNKFTEVEIKRITDNYSTLISKSGSAEVYHGVLEDGSSVAVKIPLPDMKEHFAKGIIIHCQINHKNVVRLLGYCSEENVLMMITEYTSGGNLRDVLDSREYPISLDARLGIALDCAEVLSYTHSSMCPPIIHGDFKPGNILLDDNFGAKLFDFEISRMFSKDSTQYTVNVIGSIGYMDPLFAKTGYIDPKSDVYSFGIVLVELVTRKKVYENGTITDLIETFILAVQKGKKAREMFDADIAQSSNIKVLDKIVNLAAECLRMEMSKRPQMEDVAERLRMLIKARCQPGEEKTAGHWTLWGKQDNNTTQSERISSSNSTVFFNLNSLGIFSRNAHTNFKRNGGPVLQNVKGLHIFTKSELRKITNNNSEFLSIGSFGKVCKGTLPDNIAVAVMSSVKVTESIKEQFIKQLEIQTHMMHVNILSLIGCCLEVDVPMLVYEFAGKGSLQDILHGNSRNQKLPLDLRLDIAIGTAQGLTYMHSYGDQAIRHGDVKPDNILLDDKFVPKISDFGLWKVLREEYYFGKIVAGDMAYVDPVFLKTGQLTEKSDVYSFGAILLELITRKRSVYDEYCSLILEFRKVCEKEKSGRAMFDEEIATQEEDIYCLEETGKLAIECLKEDVEDRPDMAAVVERLVMLKMDRMLKS; this is encoded by the exons ATGGATCCCGAAGGCAACAGTAAACACGCCATCCTGGAGCGCTTGCTGGCTGACAAATATGCAGAGCCCATGAAACTGCCGTTTTCACTCTTGGAGGACATCACGAATGGTTTCTCTCCTGATCATCGAATCGGCATAGGAGGGTTTGCGGTGGTTTATAAG GGGGTGGTTGGAAAATACACGGTCGCTGTCAAGAAGCTATCCAACACATACAATATCCGCGAGAATAAATTCCACCAAGAGGTTAAATGCTTGATGAAGGCTAAGCATGAGAACATAGTACGTTTCTTGGGGTACTGCGCTGAGACACAAGGGGAAATGGAAGACTACGAGGGAAAGCTTGTCATGTCAGATCAACGAAACTGGCTACTTTGCTCTGAGCATGTGCCCAACGGGAGCCTTGATAAGCATATTGCCG ATGATCACATGGTACCTAAAATTACTGATTTTGGTCTATCAAGGTGTTTCGAGGAAGGGCAAACAAGTGCATTCACTGAACAAATATTTCTATCACG AGGATATTTTGCTCCGGAACTACTGAGAGGACAAATCACATATAAGTTAGACATATTTAGCCTAGGCGCCATAATCATGGAGATACTGATAGGAGAGAAGAGTTATCCCGAAGATGAGAAG GTAGTTGCCAGTTGGATGAATCAGGTAGTTGCAAGTTGGATGGATCGACTGGAGGCATTAGAGGGAGATACACAGTTGGAACAAGTAAGAGTATGCACTAAGATAGGGATAGAATGTTTGGACTTGAACCCGAAGAAGAGACCAGATGCAGGGGACATAATCGATAGGCTTGATAAAACAGGAAGTGTGGACTATTCAGACAAAATTGGTATCAGCAGTTCATCATCTGAGCAG AGTCACAAGAAGGTCAAGCCTGCAGACCTTATCCAAGAGGATGAAAAGGTAAACTGGAGATCATTCAACGTTGATGGTCTAAACAAGTTCACAGAGGTTGAGATTAAAAGGATCACTGACAACTATAGCACTCTCATTAGCAAAAGTGGCTCCGCAGAAGTTTACCATGGTGTTCTTGAAGATGGTAGTTCTGTTGCAGTCAAGATTCCACTCCCAGATATGAAGGAACATTTTGCTAAAGGAATAATCATACATTGCCAAATCAACCACAAGAACGTTGTTAGGCTCTTGGGCTACTGTTCAGAGGAAAACGTTTTAATGATGATCACCGAATACACCTCTGGAGGAAACCTCAGAGATGTTCTTGATTCCAGAGAATATCCCATTTCTTTAGATGCAAGGTTGGGTATTGCTCTAGACTGTGCAGAGGTGTTAAGCTACACGCATTCTTCCATGTGTCCACCAATCATTCACGGTGATTTCAAGCCAGGTAACATCCTTTTAGATGATAACTTTGGTGCGAAATTATTCGACTTCGAGATATCCAGAATGTTTTCCAAGGACAGCACTCAATACACAGTGAatgtgataggcagcataggttaCATGGATCCGTTGTTTGCTAAGACTGGGTACATCGATCCGAAGAGTGATGTTTACAGTTTTGGGATCGTATTGGTAGAACTAGTCACCAGAAAAAAGGTATATGAAAATGGTACAATTACTGACCTCATAGAAACTTTCATCCTAGCTGTTCAAAAAGGAAAGAAGGCAAGAGAGATGTTCGATGCTGATATAGCACAGTCGAGCAACATTAAGGTTCTTGACAAGATTGTAAATCTAGCAGCTGAGTGCCTCAGAATGGAGATGAGCAAACGCCCTCAAATGGAAGATGTTGCAGAACGTCTTCGGATGCTAATAAAAGCTCGTTGCCAGCCGGGTGAAGAAAAAACTGCAGGTCACTGGACATTGTGGGGAAAACAAGACAACAACACAACACAAAGCGAAAGGATTTCCAGCTCTAACTCTACCGTGTTCTTCAACTTGAACAGTTTGGGCATCTTCAGTAGGAATGCGCACACGAATTTCAAAAGGAATGGAGGTCCAGTACTGCAGAATGTCAAGGGACTACACATTTTCACAAAAAGTGAACTAAGAAAAATCACCAACAACAACTCAGAGTTTCTTTCAATCGGAAGCTTTGGTAAAGTCTGCAAAGGAACCCTTCCTGACAACATCGCAGTGGCAGTTATGTCCTCTGTCAAAGTAACTGAATCTATAAAAGAGCAGTTTATCAAGCAACTCGAGATCCAGACACATATGATGCACGTGAATATTCTCAGCCTCATCGGTTGCTGCCTGGAGGTGGATGTTCCAATGTTGGTGTATGAGTTTGCCGGCAAAGGAAGTCTTCAAGACATTCTTCATGGCAACAGCAGAAACCAAAAGCTCCCCTTAGACCTGCGTCTGGATATTGCAATTGGAACTGCACAAGGTTTAACATATATGCACTCCTACGGAGATCAAGCCATACGGCACGGTGATGTCAAACCGGACAACATACTTCTGGATGACAAGTTCGTACCAAAAATCTCGGATTTCGGGTTATGGAAGGTGCTTAGAGAGGAATATTATTTCGGCAAGATTGTAGCTGGGGACATGGCCTACGTTGACCCGGTGTTCCTTAAAACCGGGCAACTGACAGAAAAAAGCGACGTCTACAGCTTTGGGGCGATTCTCTTAGAACTCATTACCAGGAAGCGAAGTGTATATGATGAATACTGTAGCCTCATTTTGGAGTTCCGTAAAGTCTGTGAGAAAGAAAAGAGCGGTAGGGCGATGTTTGACGAGGAGATCGCAACTCAAGAAGAAGATATCTATTGCCTGGAAGAAACTGGCAAGCTGGCAATTGAGTGCCTAAAAGAAGATGTAGAAGATCGGCCCGACATGGCGGCGGTAGTCGAGCGACTAGTAATGCTTAAAATGGATAGGATGCTTAAGAGTTAG